In Coccidioides posadasii str. Silveira chromosome 4, complete sequence, one genomic interval encodes:
- a CDS encoding uncharacterized protein (EggNog:ENOG410PS0W~TransMembrane:1 (o12-34i)), with protein sequence MGKTGFWVEWELWEKMCFVLGCLIVIVLLYGAGVQIYNSWRIQKVAAAEMQLRSHCHDRAGIEGAQDNDIPFGSRAIESGVEVEGIWISNYNTPRGTPLPPATPEETRPPSPRPTQVLSLDSPALALNRSS encoded by the exons ATGGGAAAGACAGGGTTCTGGGTTGAATGGGAACTTTGGGAGAAAATGTGTTTC GTTCTTGGCTGTCTGATT GTTATAGTTCTATTATACGGGGCAGGGGTTCAAATTTACAATTCCTGGAGAATTCAGAAAGTGGCTGCTGCGGAAATGCAGTTAAGATCACACTGCCATGATAGGGCCGGGATTGAAGGCGCACAAGACAATGATATACCGTTTGGGTCACGAGCAATTGAAAGCGGGGTTGAGGTGGAGGGTATCTGGATTTCCAACTACAATACTCCTCGAGGGACCCCTTTACCCCCGGCAACCCCCGAAGAGACCAGACCCCCAAGCCCAAGGCCAACCCAAGTGCTCAGCTTAGACTCTCCCGCTTTAGCTTTGAACCGCTCTAGTtaa
- a CDS encoding uncharacterized protein (EggNog:ENOG410PJ8W~COG:S~BUSCO:2808at33183), with protein sequence MGRKPNAIVSEFFHRGNKLPDSSNRYEHTCKLCGENFPKGRPDSLLGHLTKSCQAISILDKQRVIHLLHGLSSNTTGPGKAHGNSRSDRARANTSPYSSRLANFTNPGGLDGLNVLAEASRRVGATNETGQAVTRSQGLKGVVVDPALECPGSAVIDLNEHPTATSIQTSQSSPIQEEPHASVCVSDSMQLNPDSLSDLRHSSQLSLIAASASEIVPEDTVEHLDSDQHITQFNHDAHDNAQCYVAYPRPIAINVNPQSHEPISVSKAISRVTKHKSRSAFSEERRKEVQLVRKMGACLRCRMLKKTCSPGTPCSQCRSLQNPRVWMECCVRTRLMTRFEAYSVALHSVLIYHDINNLKNQVHFELSTGRIEVTHFEQDPTYFVTFGTLCAQKPSISNPDPQLPLTGHNTELGAHPQNIHILDGEVEELSGKLDDYMKKVSHRFFESEESVFMQQTLLLAAELGKASQDELLAGVLDLWVATSIIVGPLPWRVFFNPTLPPATLQPLTSSSNGWHIPITGGDGIESYSLICSQLRAAAEKRAAKTSKAVLNRIEQRLLQRQKEGNFRTFLASLILLNCVERMSWLFYSWEHGEYATRWPLERRPSDFVAQGDRFSSVIATHLKMRSLAPVFLVQPDTGLLKAKDENDGEVIRWFEAINIDHQFLLSRQTVRLDLSNWRSLDLKYCSALILSADNLG encoded by the exons GTGGAGAAAACTTTCCCAAAGGTAGACCAGATAGCCTGCTGGGTCATCTAACCAAAAGCTGTCAGGCTATCTCCATCCTGGACAAACAGCGCGTGATTCACCTGTTGCATGGACTCTCTTCAAACACAACCGGTCCTGGGAAAGCACATGGAAATAGCCGTAGTGATCGGGCACGAGCAAATACTTCTCCTTACTCTAGCCGACTTGCAAATTTTACTAATCCTGGTGGGCTGGATGGGTTGAACGTCCTTGCTGAAGCTTCAAGACGAGTTGGTGCGACAAACGAGACCGGACAAGCGGTAACACGCTCTCAAGGCCTGAAGGGCGTCGTTGTTGACCCAGCGCTAGAATGCCCAGGTAGTGCCGTTATCG ACCTCAATGAACATCCCACCGCAACATCGATCCAGACATCTCAATCTTCGCCGATCCAAGAAGAACCTCATGCGTCTGTCTGCGTATCCGATTCTATGCAGCTAAATCCAGATTCATTGTCCGATCTCCGACACTCCTCGCAACTTTCACTCATTGCGGCATCTGCAAGCGAAATTGTCCCAGAGGATACAGTTGAGCACTTAGATTCCGAT CAACATATTACCCAGTTTAACCATGATGCCCACGACAATGCACAATGCTATGTAGCATATCCTAGGCCAATAGCTATCAATGTCAACCCGCAGAGCCACGAACCAATTTCCGTTTCGAAGGCAATTAGTCGAGTCACCAAGCATAAGTCTAGGTCCGCCTTTTCTGAAGAACGTCGAAAAGAAGTTCAGCTGGTTCGGAAAATGGGCGCTTGCCTTCGGTGCCGGATGTTGAAGAAGACA TGTTCTCCTGGTACCCCATGCTCTCAGTGCAGAAGCCTACAAAATCCGCGTGTCTGGATGGAATGTTGCGTTAGGACCCGACTTATGACCCGCTTTGAAGCTTATTCAGTTG CCTTGCATTCCGTTCTCATATATCATGATATTAATAATCTCAAAAACCAGGTGCATTTCGAATTGTCAACCGGCCGCATTGAAGTAACCCATTTTGAGCAAGATCCAACATATTTTGTTACATTTGGAACCCTGTGTGCACAAAAACCAAGTATATCCAATCCGGATCCACAGCTGCCACTCACTGGACATAATACAGAACTGGGTGCACACCCACAAAATATTCACATTTTGGATGGAGAAGTTGAAGAGCTAAGTGGGAAGCTGGATGATTATATGAAAAAGGTGTCGCATCGGTTTTTTGAAAGCGAAGAATCAGTATTTATGCAACAGACATTATTATTAGCAGCAGAACTCGGCAAAGCAAGCCAG GATGAACTACTTGCAGGGGTCCTCGATTTATGGGTGGCCACATCAATAATTGTTGGTCCTCTGCCCTGGAGGGTTTTTTTCAATCCAACACTTCCGCCTGCAACCCTCCAACCCCTAACTTCGAGCTCGAATGGATGGCACATTCCTATCACTGGCGGAGACGGAATCGAGTCATATTCGCTTATCTGCTCCCAGCTTCGAGCCGCAGCAGAAAAGCGGGCTGCAAAGACTAGCAAGGCCGTCTTAAATCGGATAGAGCAAAGGTTGCTCCAAAGACAGAAGGAGGGTAATTTTCGGACCTTTTTGGCGTCACTTATTTTACTAAACTGTGTTGAACGAATGTCATGGCTCTTTTATAGTTGGGAACACGGAGAATATGCCACCAGG TGGCCTCTAGAACGTCGTCCATCAGATTTTGTTGCTCAAGGGGACAGATTCTCGAGCGTTATCGCAACGCACTTGAAAATGCGCTCCTTGGCGCCGGTTTTCCTCGTTCAGCCCGATACCGgtcttttgaaagcaaaGGATGAAAACGACGGCGAGGTAATACGATGGTTCGAAGCCATCAACATTGATC ACCAGTTCCTCCTTTCTCGCCAAACAGTGAGGTTGGATTTGAGCAACTGGCGGTCTCTTGATCTAAAGTATTGTTCCGCGTTAATCCTGTCCGCTGACAACTTGGGTTGA